Proteins found in one Clostridium kluyveri DSM 555 genomic segment:
- a CDS encoding D-glucuronyl C5-epimerase family protein, whose translation MFKKISYISSLFLILFICTNTCMVQAFQTTDNYQTADNYYDAINNISYSDPYTALDLLSKAHSIYPNDERFINGLNEKAELILNWSRGTNLKGNYTDACQGYTTIINTQGVSEYIKDKANILYLIAKQKDISIKDVLNQPENFNLIEQYQKYYMDSGYQYQSIGYYDTFDNYLSIENAVSYTDDTIIKFDVKGIPMVNYSGSYYYNPVTIDQYALSYYNIYLNSKKTNKENLYIKQEFLNAADWLIDNMDSIGAIRYDFNYKHYLDDNEFQPGWISAMAQGQALSVFSRAYHLTGNKKYISAGNLALNFLTTKTSQGGPMDNLSFLGNQMADYIFFQLYITDPPSYTLNGHMFTLIGLYDWSNISNNKDYSDKASAYFKKGLLTLKYILPYYDIGGFVCYDLGYLTRPGTPPTVNFDYYGIHLTLLDALNIITGENDFKYYRNLWTSYIQKY comes from the coding sequence TTGTTTAAAAAGATATCTTATATAAGTTCTTTATTTCTAATTCTTTTTATATGCACTAACACCTGTATGGTACAGGCTTTTCAAACTACAGATAATTACCAAACTGCAGATAATTACTACGACGCAATAAACAATATATCCTATTCAGATCCCTATACTGCACTAGATTTGCTTTCAAAAGCCCACAGTATTTATCCAAATGATGAAAGATTTATAAACGGCTTAAATGAAAAAGCGGAACTTATACTAAATTGGAGCAGGGGAACTAATCTGAAAGGAAACTACACAGATGCCTGTCAGGGCTATACTACCATAATAAACACCCAGGGAGTATCTGAATATATAAAGGACAAGGCAAATATACTATATTTAATTGCAAAGCAAAAAGATATTTCTATTAAAGATGTGTTAAATCAACCAGAAAACTTCAACTTAATAGAACAATATCAGAAATATTATATGGATTCTGGATATCAATATCAAAGCATAGGATACTATGATACCTTTGACAACTACTTATCCATAGAAAATGCAGTAAGTTACACAGATGACACCATAATAAAATTTGACGTAAAAGGAATACCTATGGTAAATTACAGCGGAAGTTATTATTATAATCCTGTCACCATAGATCAATATGCACTATCTTATTATAATATATATCTAAATTCTAAAAAAACAAATAAAGAAAATCTATATATAAAGCAGGAATTTTTAAATGCTGCAGACTGGCTTATAGATAATATGGACAGCATCGGCGCCATTAGATATGATTTTAATTATAAACATTATTTAGATGATAATGAATTCCAGCCTGGCTGGATATCTGCAATGGCTCAAGGACAAGCCCTTAGCGTATTTTCTAGAGCCTATCATCTTACAGGAAACAAAAAATATATTTCTGCGGGAAATTTAGCTCTTAATTTTTTAACCACCAAAACCTCTCAGGGGGGCCCTATGGACAATTTGAGTTTTCTGGGAAATCAAATGGCTGACTATATATTTTTTCAATTGTATATAACAGATCCGCCTTCATATACTTTAAATGGACATATGTTTACTTTAATAGGACTATATGATTGGTCAAATATTTCCAATAATAAAGATTATAGTGATAAAGCATCTGCATACTTTAAAAAAGGTCTGCTTACATTAAAGTACATACTTCCCTATTACGATATAGGAGGTTTTGTATGTTATGACTTGGGATACTTAACCAGGCCAGGTACACCTCCTACAGTTAATTTTGATTACTATGGAATTCATTTAACTTTGCTAGATGCACTCAATATTATAACAGGTGAGAATGATTTTAAATATTATAGGAATCTTTGGACTTCCTATATACAAAAATATTAG
- a CDS encoding MarR family winged helix-turn-helix transcriptional regulator: protein MNCQKDDLLIIEDIKKNFDDFFLLIKYIMSNSFRYEEKLPIAQLFFLQQLKEQGEYKVSELAKDLGITPAAVTNLSNKFVNKGFVHRYRPDYNRRIVMLSLTLDGINYLEKLNSIKYDFLEETVSILSKEDLRNIVYGFSKLNYALRNYKNKTIISMTKEGKK from the coding sequence ATGAACTGTCAAAAAGATGACTTACTCATTATTGAAGATATAAAAAAGAATTTTGATGATTTTTTTTTACTTATTAAATATATAATGAGTAATAGTTTTAGATATGAAGAAAAGCTTCCTATTGCTCAACTATTTTTCCTGCAGCAGCTTAAAGAACAGGGTGAATATAAAGTAAGCGAACTTGCAAAAGATCTTGGAATAACTCCTGCCGCTGTTACAAATTTAAGTAATAAATTTGTAAACAAAGGATTTGTACACAGATATAGACCGGATTATAACAGGAGGATTGTTATGCTGTCTCTTACCCTTGATGGAATTAACTATCTAGAAAAATTGAATTCAATAAAATATGACTTCTTAGAAGAAACAGTTTCTATTTTGAGTAAAGAAGATCTGAGAAACATAGTTTATGGTTTTTCAAAATTAAATTATGCTCTTAGAAATTATAAAAATAAAACTATTATATCTATGACTAAGGAGGGTAAAAAATGA
- a CDS encoding efflux RND transporter permease subunit, with translation MNLTELSVRKPAAITMLLLFLLGLGVFGYSNLGADLMPSINIPVISISTTYSGASAEDIKKDVVKPIEDSVAGISGIDTLQSTASEGYGQTTIMFKSDANMNTAFLDVQKAVDTAQAKLPKNADKPLLFKMDTNAMPVLMLSVSGNVSHEELYNESNNITDSLKKVEGVGNVSLLGTQQKQLIIKLDKAAVEFYGVNTSLLISKLQSDNVSFPAGQIKQDNLNETVRIMSQLEDIDEIKNLLIPTSIGGTVRLSDIADINLEYPDENQYIRINGKDTIGISIQKQSDANVIETVNNINAELEKVKKRLPKGINLVAAYDSTKFITSSLTEIKRTLIEGIITTALVLFIFLKSWKSSLIVLVAIPTSLIATFFMMYVMKFTLNMMSLMGLSLCIGILVDDSIVVLDNIKQHLSMKKHPHQAAIDGRNEIGLAAIAITLCDVVVFAPVAFISGMAGQFFKEFGLTIAFAALFSLFVSFTITPMLASRVFKGNDDNHKKASGRFTRIKDTKIYKMFSSLSNSLDNITVTYKKALIWSLDHRKRVLIISIAALIGTILLIPAGAIGTELIPSTDQSSFNINMTFDSGATLNQMDKSVKQVENYLHGVKEIKTYYAMVGSSGDSVNSSTSNTASIYVELYPKDERTISQSEVAKKVRSWGNASLSGTDFSVVESDISSGSSKPISIQILGDDSDTINEISNKVEETIKTVSGITDVDNSTKASDSELKVQMDRLAASQYGVSISDLSSVLRTAIQGSSAGIYTTKGDDYDITVKFNDKYVKTASDIGSIKIISSSGQSVPISEVAKIVKADSPKSISRQDRQDVATVSANIQGRPLGAVSKDLTKKLEPLSVPEGYQIKFGGNQESMSTNFTSLIEVLIISLVLIYMILVVLYESFLTPFIRMISLPCALIGAIGILAITGKTLNMMSLIGFIMLDGLASKNGTLLIDYTNTLMKRGKNLREALIESGERRLRPIIMTSATMIVGMLPSALSLGEGSEIKSSMALVVIGGMIASTILTPIILPVVYTLLDDFKNYMLRKIKKHPKIQEV, from the coding sequence ATGAACTTAACTGAACTATCTGTACGAAAGCCAGCGGCAATAACCATGTTACTATTGTTCTTGTTAGGGCTTGGGGTATTTGGTTATAGTAATTTAGGGGCAGATCTTATGCCATCTATAAATATACCTGTAATTTCTATATCCACTACATATTCCGGTGCCAGTGCTGAAGACATAAAAAAAGATGTAGTAAAACCTATTGAAGATTCTGTAGCTGGTATAAGTGGTATTGACACCCTGCAATCTACTGCAAGCGAAGGATATGGACAAACCACTATAATGTTTAAAAGTGATGCAAATATGAATACTGCCTTTTTAGATGTACAAAAAGCTGTAGATACTGCTCAAGCTAAACTTCCTAAAAATGCAGACAAACCTCTTTTATTTAAAATGGACACAAATGCCATGCCTGTTTTGATGTTATCCGTGTCTGGAAATGTATCCCACGAAGAATTGTATAATGAATCCAACAATATAACAGACTCTCTCAAAAAAGTTGAGGGTGTAGGAAATGTCTCTCTCCTTGGAACCCAGCAAAAACAGCTTATTATAAAACTGGATAAAGCCGCTGTAGAATTCTATGGAGTAAATACAAGCCTACTAATTTCTAAATTGCAATCAGATAATGTAAGCTTTCCTGCAGGTCAAATAAAACAAGATAACCTAAATGAAACTGTAAGAATCATGAGTCAACTTGAAGATATAGATGAAATAAAAAATTTATTAATACCCACTTCAATTGGAGGTACTGTTCGTTTGTCTGATATAGCTGACATAAATTTAGAATATCCTGATGAAAATCAATACATAAGAATAAACGGTAAAGATACCATAGGAATAAGCATACAAAAACAAAGTGATGCAAATGTAATTGAAACTGTAAATAATATAAATGCAGAACTTGAAAAAGTTAAAAAACGGCTGCCAAAAGGAATAAATTTAGTGGCTGCCTACGATAGTACTAAATTTATAACTTCATCTCTTACTGAGATAAAACGTACTTTAATAGAAGGTATAATAACCACTGCTTTAGTTTTATTTATATTCTTAAAGAGCTGGAAATCTTCATTAATAGTACTTGTAGCCATACCTACCTCCCTTATTGCCACCTTTTTTATGATGTATGTTATGAAATTTACACTAAATATGATGTCTCTTATGGGCTTATCCCTTTGCATAGGTATTTTGGTAGATGATTCAATTGTTGTACTTGATAACATAAAACAGCATCTATCCATGAAAAAACATCCCCATCAAGCGGCTATAGATGGACGTAATGAAATAGGTCTTGCAGCTATTGCCATAACACTCTGCGACGTAGTTGTATTTGCTCCAGTTGCATTTATATCAGGCATGGCAGGACAGTTCTTTAAAGAATTTGGATTGACCATAGCTTTTGCAGCATTATTTTCCCTATTTGTTTCCTTTACCATTACTCCTATGCTGGCATCCAGAGTGTTTAAAGGAAATGACGACAACCATAAAAAAGCTTCTGGTAGATTTACTAGAATTAAAGATACTAAAATTTATAAAATGTTTAGTTCTCTTTCAAATTCTCTAGATAACATAACTGTAACCTATAAAAAAGCTCTCATATGGTCATTAGATCACAGGAAAAGAGTGCTGATTATTAGTATAGCTGCATTAATAGGTACTATACTCTTAATACCAGCAGGTGCCATAGGAACAGAACTTATTCCTTCCACGGATCAAAGCTCCTTTAATATAAATATGACCTTTGATTCAGGAGCAACCTTAAATCAGATGGACAAAAGTGTTAAACAAGTAGAAAACTATTTACATGGAGTTAAAGAAATAAAAACTTATTATGCTATGGTAGGCTCCAGCGGTGACAGTGTAAATTCCAGCACCTCAAATACTGCAAGCATATATGTAGAACTTTACCCTAAGGATGAGAGAACCATATCTCAATCTGAAGTGGCTAAAAAAGTTCGAAGCTGGGGAAATGCTTCACTTTCAGGAACAGATTTTTCTGTGGTTGAATCTGATATAAGCAGCGGCAGCAGTAAACCTATATCAATTCAAATATTAGGTGATGATTCAGATACCATAAATGAAATATCTAATAAGGTAGAAGAAACAATAAAAACAGTTTCAGGTATTACAGATGTGGATAATTCTACCAAAGCAAGTGACAGTGAATTAAAAGTACAGATGGACAGATTGGCCGCATCCCAGTATGGTGTATCCATATCAGATTTATCTTCAGTACTGAGAACCGCAATTCAAGGTTCATCTGCAGGAATATATACAACAAAAGGAGACGACTATGATATAACAGTAAAATTTAACGATAAATATGTAAAAACCGCTTCAGATATAGGCTCTATAAAAATAATCAGCAGTTCAGGTCAATCTGTGCCTATAAGTGAAGTTGCAAAAATAGTGAAAGCTGACAGTCCAAAATCTATATCAAGACAGGATAGACAGGATGTCGCTACTGTTTCTGCAAATATCCAGGGAAGACCCCTCGGTGCTGTAAGTAAGGATTTAACTAAAAAATTAGAGCCATTATCTGTTCCAGAAGGCTACCAAATTAAATTTGGTGGAAACCAGGAAAGTATGTCAACTAACTTTACTTCTCTTATAGAAGTATTGATTATTTCCTTAGTACTTATTTACATGATATTAGTTGTACTCTACGAATCCTTCTTGACACCATTTATCAGAATGATATCTCTTCCTTGTGCTCTAATAGGAGCCATAGGAATACTTGCAATTACTGGTAAAACTTTAAATATGATGTCTCTTATAGGATTTATAATGCTGGATGGATTAGCTTCTAAAAATGGTACGCTTTTAATTGACTATACAAATACCCTCATGAAGCGGGGAAAGAATTTAAGAGAAGCTCTTATTGAATCTGGAGAAAGAAGACTGAGACCTATTATAATGACCTCTGCAACTATGATTGTGGGTATGCTTCCTTCTGCCCTATCTCTTGGAGAAGGCAGTGAAATAAAATCCAGCATGGCTCTTGTAGTTATAGGTGGAATGATAGCTTCTACTATTCTTACTCCTATAATATTACCTGTAGTTTATACATTATTGGATGACTTTAAAAACTATATGCTTAGAAAAATAAAGAAACATCCAAAAATCCAGGAGGTGTAA
- a CDS encoding methyl-accepting chemotaxis protein — MIYFFIGLILGIFLSFVVFLHRHNKDKVLIQKFLNNLLNDNYYFTIDRKNKSSYLTLIDSLRKKLLKTNFKFQVLFTKIYSVSHNLSSTIEYTSSSTELLYEEANTLSETNNTSSYKVNDTLNIIREISSLFENIKDTSKNISITSDESQQIIMKGLKDILGIVSSIQEIKSSTDKTMKNIKELKQISIEISSILNTVNDIASQTHMLSLNASIEAARAGEYGKGFSVVAKEISNLAENSKNSVLEISKLIEKIEKQIEMVIETSIPNEKNVEKSVAYSQNIENILNEIKVSVTAIVNSVNEIINITDKEYESIKNMNSKCNEVQESFEVISSNVKNMYSSVKTQNESIKELKEMQKFLIDTSSSLDSFCEKIEKDIAKLNTDKVKIMCSEIITLMKKDLLSNYKLSSLDENIHKKLLCDFLDKHSYIEAIWTNDNMGKFIYSNPPNGIANANVRKWFEESIKGKEYISDVYISAITANPCVTVSIPIVDSNNIITGVIGIDLKIDV, encoded by the coding sequence TTGATTTATTTTTTTATTGGATTGATATTAGGTATCTTCTTGTCCTTTGTAGTATTTTTACATAGACATAATAAAGATAAAGTATTAATTCAGAAATTTTTAAATAACTTATTAAATGACAATTATTACTTTACAATAGATAGAAAAAACAAATCCTCCTATTTAACTTTAATTGATTCTCTCAGAAAAAAATTACTTAAGACCAACTTTAAATTTCAGGTATTATTTACTAAAATTTATTCTGTATCACATAATCTGTCTTCCACAATTGAGTATACCTCCTCATCTACAGAATTACTCTATGAGGAAGCTAATACTCTGTCAGAAACAAATAATACAAGCTCTTATAAGGTAAATGATACCCTTAATATTATAAGAGAAATATCCTCTTTATTTGAAAACATAAAAGATACTTCTAAAAATATTTCTATAACTTCTGATGAATCCCAACAAATTATTATGAAGGGCTTAAAAGATATCCTGGGCATAGTCAGTTCAATTCAGGAAATAAAGTCCTCTACAGACAAAACAATGAAAAATATTAAAGAATTAAAACAAATTTCAATTGAAATATCTTCTATATTAAATACAGTTAATGATATAGCATCCCAGACCCATATGTTATCTTTAAATGCTTCTATTGAAGCTGCACGTGCAGGTGAATACGGCAAAGGATTCAGTGTAGTTGCAAAGGAAATATCAAATCTTGCAGAAAACAGCAAAAATTCTGTTTTGGAAATATCAAAGCTCATTGAAAAAATTGAAAAACAAATTGAAATGGTTATAGAAACCTCTATTCCCAATGAAAAAAATGTGGAAAAAAGTGTTGCCTACTCACAAAATATAGAAAATATTTTAAATGAAATAAAAGTGTCAGTGACAGCTATTGTAAATTCTGTAAATGAAATAATCAATATTACAGACAAAGAATATGAATCTATAAAAAATATGAATTCTAAATGTAATGAAGTACAGGAAAGCTTTGAAGTAATAAGTTCAAATGTAAAAAACATGTATAGTTCTGTTAAAACTCAAAATGAAAGTATAAAGGAATTAAAAGAAATGCAAAAATTTTTAATTGATACCTCTTCGTCTTTAGATTCTTTTTGTGAAAAAATTGAAAAAGACATAGCTAAATTAAACACAGATAAAGTAAAGATAATGTGCAGCGAAATAATTACTCTAATGAAAAAAGATTTATTATCCAATTATAAGCTTTCTTCCCTGGATGAAAACATTCATAAAAAATTATTATGTGATTTTTTGGACAAACACTCTTATATAGAAGCAATTTGGACAAATGATAATATGGGTAAATTTATTTATTCAAATCCACCAAATGGAATAGCAAATGCCAATGTACGTAAATGGTTTGAAGAAAGCATAAAGGGAAAGGAATATATTTCAGATGTATATATATCTGCTATTACCGCAAACCCTTGCGTTACTGTATCTATACCTATTGTAGATTCAAACAATATTATAACAGGTGTTATAGGTATCGATTTAAAAATAGATGTATGA
- a CDS encoding efflux RND transporter periplasmic adaptor subunit: protein MSNVMKNIILKLKNNMGKIVLIVLAVLIIFSIVHNIIKNKSTETTNSIKNVKVIKVELSSLSTDVNYSGKLTAKEEVSVSPKSPGKVKTLNVKVGSTVKSGETLFTLDSDSLQAQLKQQQASIDSAKANLNKTKSSGVEQQVVQAQQAVDSAKISYDDAQSSYNRTESLYSSGAASKQELDTAKTKLDSASVTLSSAQQNLSLIQQKIGPESVAVAQAQVTQAQAAVDSIQSQINDTIIKAPISGIISAVNIHEGEISPTATASITIIDLSSLIIEANVPGNMLSKIKVNQSIPVTIPSLSNKEITGSIETINPDADSTTKEYLIKIKVPNSGGDLKPGMFVKISLPDETEDNILTVANQAVKMENGVSYLYKVENNKIKKISVNTGLSNDEITQIISSKIHAGDNIVPEGQTFLNDGDKVKILK from the coding sequence ATGAGTAATGTTATGAAAAATATTATTTTAAAACTAAAGAATAATATGGGCAAAATAGTATTAATTGTACTGGCAGTCTTAATCATCTTTAGTATAGTACATAATATAATAAAAAATAAAAGTACAGAAACCACAAATTCTATCAAAAATGTAAAAGTAATCAAGGTAGAACTTTCTTCTTTATCTACAGATGTAAATTATTCGGGAAAATTAACTGCTAAGGAGGAAGTTTCAGTATCTCCTAAATCACCAGGAAAAGTTAAGACTTTAAATGTAAAAGTGGGCAGTACAGTAAAAAGTGGAGAAACACTATTTACTCTTGATTCAGACTCTCTGCAAGCTCAGTTGAAACAACAGCAGGCAAGTATAGACTCTGCCAAAGCTAATTTAAACAAAACAAAGAGTTCAGGAGTAGAACAACAGGTTGTACAAGCCCAGCAGGCAGTAGATAGTGCTAAAATATCCTATGATGATGCTCAAAGCAGTTATAATAGAACAGAGTCATTATACTCCTCTGGTGCTGCATCAAAGCAGGAATTGGATACGGCTAAAACTAAACTTGACAGTGCATCTGTAACCTTATCTTCTGCACAACAAAATCTAAGCTTAATTCAGCAGAAAATTGGCCCTGAATCTGTAGCTGTAGCCCAAGCTCAGGTAACCCAGGCTCAAGCCGCTGTGGATTCAATACAGTCCCAAATTAACGATACCATAATTAAAGCTCCTATTTCTGGTATTATATCTGCTGTAAACATACATGAAGGAGAAATTTCTCCTACTGCAACGGCTTCTATAACTATAATAGACTTGAGTTCACTTATAATAGAGGCAAATGTACCAGGAAATATGCTTTCAAAGATTAAAGTAAATCAATCCATACCTGTAACTATTCCTTCTCTATCCAATAAGGAAATAACAGGTTCTATAGAAACTATAAACCCTGATGCGGACAGTACAACTAAAGAATATTTAATTAAAATAAAGGTGCCTAACTCAGGGGGAGATTTAAAACCAGGCATGTTTGTTAAAATATCCTTACCTGATGAGACCGAAGATAATATACTTACTGTAGCCAACCAGGCTGTAAAAATGGAAAATGGAGTTTCCTACCTATATAAAGTAGAAAACAATAAAATAAAGAAAATATCTGTAAATACAGGACTTTCAAATGATGAGATTACCCAGATAATATCTTCAAAAATACATGCAGGAGATAATATAGTACCAGAAGGTCAAACCTTTTTAAATGACGGTGATAAGGTTAAAATACTAAAATAA
- a CDS encoding glycosyltransferase translates to MLTLCMIVKNEENTLKNCLIGAASFVDEIIIVDTGSTDNTKDIALEFTDKIYDFKWCNDFSKARNYSIEKASNDWVLILDADEFIMDFSSSSVQEFIEEPSNRNKVGRIKRINLMEDSYGNNKYTERINRLFNKNYFNYEGIIHEQIVALDGKPYKTEMVDITAEHVGYTREVLNKTGKIKRNIDLLKMAVKDNLEDPYLYFQLGKSYYMLKNYKNAVMYFEKALSFSLDFSLEYVEDLVETYGYALINNGKYQEALILKNCAEVYSNFADFHFLMGLIYMNNARFTQAVESFLKCTEFSCARVEGVNTYISYYNIGVIYDVLGFRENALEYYRKCGNYKPAAKRLKAQLN, encoded by the coding sequence ATGTTAACTTTATGTATGATAGTAAAAAATGAAGAAAACACCCTGAAGAATTGTCTTATTGGGGCAGCTTCTTTTGTAGATGAAATAATTATAGTAGATACTGGCTCTACAGATAATACAAAAGATATAGCTCTAGAATTTACAGATAAAATCTATGATTTTAAATGGTGTAATGATTTTTCAAAGGCCAGAAATTATTCTATAGAAAAGGCATCTAATGACTGGGTGCTTATCCTTGATGCAGATGAATTTATTATGGATTTTTCAAGCAGTAGTGTACAGGAATTCATAGAAGAGCCTTCAAATAGAAATAAGGTGGGCAGGATCAAGAGAATAAACCTCATGGAAGATTCTTATGGAAATAATAAATATACAGAAAGAATAAATAGACTTTTCAATAAAAACTATTTTAATTATGAAGGTATAATTCATGAACAGATTGTAGCTTTGGATGGAAAACCTTATAAAACTGAGATGGTAGATATAACAGCAGAACATGTAGGCTATACCCGGGAAGTATTAAATAAGACAGGAAAAATTAAAAGAAACATAGATTTATTAAAAATGGCGGTGAAAGATAACTTAGAAGATCCATATCTTTATTTTCAACTGGGTAAATCTTATTATATGTTAAAAAATTATAAAAATGCAGTGATGTATTTTGAAAAGGCGTTGTCTTTTTCCCTGGATTTTAGTTTGGAGTATGTGGAAGATTTAGTTGAGACTTACGGATATGCTTTGATTAACAACGGAAAGTACCAAGAGGCACTTATACTTAAAAATTGTGCTGAAGTTTACTCAAATTTTGCTGATTTTCATTTTCTTATGGGATTAATATATATGAATAATGCCAGGTTTACCCAGGCTGTAGAGAGCTTTTTAAAGTGTACTGAATTTTCTTGTGCCAGGGTAGAAGGGGTAAACACTTATATTTCCTATTATAATATAGGCGTTATATATGATGTACTGGGATTTAGAGAAAATGCTCTGGAGTATTATAGAAAATGCGGCAATTATAAGCCGGCAGCAAAAAGGCTTAAGGCACAACTGAATTAG
- a CDS encoding 3D domain-containing protein: MNKKTLCVIMTLALIIIPCGNINAASNSTSEELTQTQNDKSQLQLKIDNLNTQIDKVINDISNNKDAMNKIAENIKNTQAKLEDAKNNSEIQNHLFKNRVKAMYINGNDAYLEVLLSSESLSDFISRMDTITRVIQFDNKIIAKLKQSEQAIEDEKQALYYENSKLQALKANNEVTLSKLNDDIKEQKELLAKTAEKEQQLKEQQLEESKNLYIQTSLAYSGSDLDRQTLSRGGMPSSFSQVLNVVATAYSGDGITASGAPTKRNPNGYSTIAVDPRVIPLGSKVYVEGYGYAIAEDIGGAIKGNRIDIFVTSEAEAQSWGRRSVNVYILD, translated from the coding sequence TTGAATAAAAAAACCTTATGTGTTATTATGACGCTGGCACTAATTATAATACCCTGTGGTAACATCAATGCCGCATCAAATTCCACATCTGAGGAACTAACTCAAACTCAAAATGACAAAAGTCAATTACAATTGAAAATAGATAATTTAAATACACAAATTGACAAAGTTATTAATGACATTTCAAATAATAAAGATGCTATGAATAAAATTGCTGAAAATATAAAAAATACCCAGGCTAAATTAGAGGACGCAAAAAACAATTCTGAAATTCAGAACCACTTATTTAAAAATAGGGTAAAAGCCATGTACATAAATGGTAATGATGCATATCTTGAAGTACTTTTATCATCAGAAAGTTTAAGTGATTTTATCTCTAGAATGGATACCATAACTAGAGTAATACAATTTGATAATAAAATTATTGCTAAACTGAAACAAAGTGAACAAGCTATAGAAGATGAGAAACAAGCCTTATATTATGAAAATAGTAAATTACAGGCTTTAAAAGCAAATAATGAAGTTACTCTATCTAAATTAAATGATGATATAAAAGAGCAAAAAGAATTGCTGGCTAAAACTGCTGAAAAAGAACAACAGTTAAAGGAACAACAATTGGAAGAATCCAAAAATCTATATATCCAGACTTCTCTGGCCTACAGCGGCAGTGATTTAGATAGACAAACCCTATCTCGGGGAGGAATGCCTTCTTCATTTTCCCAGGTATTAAATGTAGTTGCAACGGCATATAGCGGTGATGGTATTACAGCATCTGGTGCCCCAACTAAAAGAAATCCAAATGGTTATAGTACTATAGCTGTAGATCCTAGAGTTATTCCCTTAGGTTCTAAAGTTTATGTGGAAGGATACGGTTATGCTATTGCAGAAGATATAGGTGGAGCCATTAAAGGTAACAGAATAGATATTTTTGTAACCTCAGAAGCTGAAGCACAAAGCTGGGGAAGAAGATCTGTAAATGTATATATATTAGATTAA